A single Lolium perenne isolate Kyuss_39 chromosome 6, Kyuss_2.0, whole genome shotgun sequence DNA region contains:
- the LOC127334630 gene encoding uncharacterized protein isoform X2, protein MQVNDQQQRRVLEVGGRVGDVEDERNRKATAFAGEAEVVGGEGGVVFPLYKAFQHRNRTPHLMCHCGIGIMANGRLRHCWCRMPRRLALAGGSFLFFCQCSTLEKGKLSHLAFPPSNQAIIKTSTLPRHETSSISIVIDKPPSCTLPSRVNMLSRLQPARAARSTTPSWMPLPPWILSIQIKHKASVGASVKLVCMLVFYFDADVMVLFSLLIKLSQLSHSSLDALNCCFPLSFVVVAVFSHGPQAGRVLCKGARFVPLQFQSGNQRHPSARLSLCILSIVNDGFTLKQFIYRYSSKGLCEFPLRCFKYRVSTLPQKKYNRVLIS, encoded by the exons ATGCAGGTAAACGACCAGCAACAACGACGAG TTTTGGAAGTTGGGGGAAGAGTTGGCGACGTGGAAGATGAGAGGAACCGCAAGGCCACCGCTTTTGCTGGAGAGGCGGAGGTCGTTGGAGGCGAAGGTGGTGTTGTTTTCCCACTCTATAAAGCTTTTCAGCATAGAAATAGAACACCGCAT TTGATGTGCCATTGTGGCATCGGCATCATGGCGAACGGCAGGCTGAGGCACTGCTGGTGTCGGATGCCGCGGAGACTAGCCTTGGCAGGCGGCAGTTTTCTTTTTTTCTGCCAGTGTTCTACGCTAGAGAAAGGAAAACTCTCCCATTTGGCTTTTCCTCCATCGAATCAAGCCATTATCAAGACATCAACACTTCCCCGTCATGAGACTTCATCGATCTCCATAGTCATCGACAAGCCTCCTAGCTGCACTCTACCCTCAAGAGTCAACATGCTAAGCCG ATTGCAGCCCGCTAGAGCCGCGAGGTCCACCACTCCGTCTTGGATGCCGCTTCCGCCATGGATTCTAAGCATTCAAATAAAACACAAGGCGTCGGTTGGAGCATCGGTGAAACTGGTGTGTATGTTGGTATTCTACTTCGATGCCGATGTGATGGTTCTTTTCTCCCTGTTGATCAAGCTGTCCCAGTTGTCTCACTCATCGCTGGACGCCTTGAATTGCTGCTTCCCTCTGTCTTTTGTCG TTGTTGCGGTTTTCTCCCATGGACCACAAGCTGGGCGAGTATTATGCAAAGGTGCAAGGTTTGTTCCTCTTCAGTTTCAATCTGGAAACCAAAGACATCCATCTGCTCGCCTTTCTCTTTGTATTCTCTCG ATTGTCAATGATGGCTTCACCCTAAAGCAG TTCATCTATCGATATTCTTCCAAAGGCTTGTGTGAATTTCCTCTTCGGTGTTTCAAATACCGTGTTTCTACTCTCCCACAAAAGAAGTATAACAGAGTCTTAATTTCATGA
- the LOC127334630 gene encoding uncharacterized protein isoform X1, with amino-acid sequence MVEAGIMAMVFLSAAGGAGWHRWHAVLEVGGRVGDVEDERNRKATAFAGEAEVVGGEGGVVFPLYKAFQHRNRTPHLMCHCGIGIMANGRLRHCWCRMPRRLALAGGSFLFFCQCSTLEKGKLSHLAFPPSNQAIIKTSTLPRHETSSISIVIDKPPSCTLPSRVNMLSRLQPARAARSTTPSWMPLPPWILSIQIKHKASVGASVKLVCMLVFYFDADVMVLFSLLIKLSQLSHSSLDALNCCFPLSFVVVAVFSHGPQAGRVLCKGARFVPLQFQSGNQRHPSARLSLCILSIVNDGFTLKQFIYRYSSKGLCEFPLRCFKYRVSTLPQKKYNRVLIS; translated from the exons ATGGTGGAGGCGGGTATCATGGCCATGGTCTTCCTTTCTgccgctggtggcgccggatggcATCGATGGCATGCAG TTTTGGAAGTTGGGGGAAGAGTTGGCGACGTGGAAGATGAGAGGAACCGCAAGGCCACCGCTTTTGCTGGAGAGGCGGAGGTCGTTGGAGGCGAAGGTGGTGTTGTTTTCCCACTCTATAAAGCTTTTCAGCATAGAAATAGAACACCGCAT TTGATGTGCCATTGTGGCATCGGCATCATGGCGAACGGCAGGCTGAGGCACTGCTGGTGTCGGATGCCGCGGAGACTAGCCTTGGCAGGCGGCAGTTTTCTTTTTTTCTGCCAGTGTTCTACGCTAGAGAAAGGAAAACTCTCCCATTTGGCTTTTCCTCCATCGAATCAAGCCATTATCAAGACATCAACACTTCCCCGTCATGAGACTTCATCGATCTCCATAGTCATCGACAAGCCTCCTAGCTGCACTCTACCCTCAAGAGTCAACATGCTAAGCCG ATTGCAGCCCGCTAGAGCCGCGAGGTCCACCACTCCGTCTTGGATGCCGCTTCCGCCATGGATTCTAAGCATTCAAATAAAACACAAGGCGTCGGTTGGAGCATCGGTGAAACTGGTGTGTATGTTGGTATTCTACTTCGATGCCGATGTGATGGTTCTTTTCTCCCTGTTGATCAAGCTGTCCCAGTTGTCTCACTCATCGCTGGACGCCTTGAATTGCTGCTTCCCTCTGTCTTTTGTCG TTGTTGCGGTTTTCTCCCATGGACCACAAGCTGGGCGAGTATTATGCAAAGGTGCAAGGTTTGTTCCTCTTCAGTTTCAATCTGGAAACCAAAGACATCCATCTGCTCGCCTTTCTCTTTGTATTCTCTCG ATTGTCAATGATGGCTTCACCCTAAAGCAG TTCATCTATCGATATTCTTCCAAAGGCTTGTGTGAATTTCCTCTTCGGTGTTTCAAATACCGTGTTTCTACTCTCCCACAAAAGAAGTATAACAGAGTCTTAATTTCATGA
- the LOC127334630 gene encoding uncharacterized protein isoform X3 gives MQFWKLGEELATWKMRGTARPPLLLERRRSLEAKLMCHCGIGIMANGRLRHCWCRMPRRLALAGGSFLFFCQCSTLEKGKLSHLAFPPSNQAIIKTSTLPRHETSSISIVIDKPPSCTLPSRVNMLSRLQPARAARSTTPSWMPLPPWILSIQIKHKASVGASVKLVCMLVFYFDADVMVLFSLLIKLSQLSHSSLDALNCCFPLSFVVVAVFSHGPQAGRVLCKGARFVPLQFQSGNQRHPSARLSLCILSIVNDGFTLKQFIYRYSSKGLCEFPLRCFKYRVSTLPQKKYNRVLIS, from the exons ATGCAG TTTTGGAAGTTGGGGGAAGAGTTGGCGACGTGGAAGATGAGAGGAACCGCAAGGCCACCGCTTTTGCTGGAGAGGCGGAGGTCGTTGGAGGCGAAG TTGATGTGCCATTGTGGCATCGGCATCATGGCGAACGGCAGGCTGAGGCACTGCTGGTGTCGGATGCCGCGGAGACTAGCCTTGGCAGGCGGCAGTTTTCTTTTTTTCTGCCAGTGTTCTACGCTAGAGAAAGGAAAACTCTCCCATTTGGCTTTTCCTCCATCGAATCAAGCCATTATCAAGACATCAACACTTCCCCGTCATGAGACTTCATCGATCTCCATAGTCATCGACAAGCCTCCTAGCTGCACTCTACCCTCAAGAGTCAACATGCTAAGCCG ATTGCAGCCCGCTAGAGCCGCGAGGTCCACCACTCCGTCTTGGATGCCGCTTCCGCCATGGATTCTAAGCATTCAAATAAAACACAAGGCGTCGGTTGGAGCATCGGTGAAACTGGTGTGTATGTTGGTATTCTACTTCGATGCCGATGTGATGGTTCTTTTCTCCCTGTTGATCAAGCTGTCCCAGTTGTCTCACTCATCGCTGGACGCCTTGAATTGCTGCTTCCCTCTGTCTTTTGTCG TTGTTGCGGTTTTCTCCCATGGACCACAAGCTGGGCGAGTATTATGCAAAGGTGCAAGGTTTGTTCCTCTTCAGTTTCAATCTGGAAACCAAAGACATCCATCTGCTCGCCTTTCTCTTTGTATTCTCTCG ATTGTCAATGATGGCTTCACCCTAAAGCAG TTCATCTATCGATATTCTTCCAAAGGCTTGTGTGAATTTCCTCTTCGGTGTTTCAAATACCGTGTTTCTACTCTCCCACAAAAGAAGTATAACAGAGTCTTAATTTCATGA
- the LOC127329097 gene encoding uncharacterized protein translates to MSSRRYPPLGSTGFGGIRTRSSGTFAAKMSAVGMRMWLDVSRTMDEVAHAYDTAVWKFGRGHLDLNFPEIECRSKADMLASPSLIMTRADQRRHRWEHQWLAIAEADKWAMEQRRTRFPEDVQAEFNFSRARREERREKIMRKVMSERLKIVCI, encoded by the coding sequence ATGTCATCGCGCCGCTACCCTCCCTTGGGCTCCACCGGATTCGGTGGCATCCGCACGCGGTCGTCTGGCACCTTCGCGGCCAAGATGTCGGCCGTCGGGATGCGCATGTGGCTCGACGTGTCTCGCACCATGGACGAGGTCGCACACGCGTACGACACTGCGGTGTGGAAGTTCGGCCGCGGACACCTCGACCTCAACTTCCCGGAGATTGAGTGTCGATCCAAAGCCGATATGCTAGCGTCACCTTCGCTCATCATGACGCGCGCGGACCAGAGGCGACACCGCTGGGAGCATCAGTGGCTTGCCATTGCTGAGGCGGATAAGTGGGCCATGGAGCAGCGGAGGACACGTTTCCCGGAAGATGTGCAGGCTGAGTTCAACTTCTCGCGTGCGAGGAGGGAGGAGAGGAGGGAGAAGATAATGAGGAAGGTGATGTCTGAAAGGTTAAAGATTGTGTGTATCTAG